One part of the Pseudopipra pipra isolate bDixPip1 chromosome 3, bDixPip1.hap1, whole genome shotgun sequence genome encodes these proteins:
- the CHGB gene encoding secretogranin-1 isoform X2: MELKFLLLLCTSEASCVSAVPVEKDRTEEMVTQCIVEVLSNALSKPNAPPINPECKEILKKSGRNDRERSESKQLEVRHSKDPAETEKHHTGSMEQEQSQAEEESKNYMKESDEEKLAHEEGKSTEEEAGHHMPAQDESLYTEEKTHYQETGREEEKNYHSEEGSKESRCCDEGVEHAVLNKKSHSGGTSTDFRDGNDQRPVGRWHLEEGMQNPYKQIHEGEEGEEERSEKYHHESKERDFSHQQEREESDESEETEEEKQLYKPKRYHGKHRVGDSYEDKRGHGGGKGEVAEESDTEDTHLWNHQKQREEQREEKSGYHGGRGSEEAKEKRLSIQGSEKYRDRWQQREESSEESSEESSEEENKRYHHSAESNEKWHKERRHHDGSREARRHRSEGRTYLADENEEEPGSNHSYLSGGSKEKQHHAGGRYLWNNEEEGSQKASAWEHRGQARRYHSTEDGGEQQRYPSYSEEEEEVEKKHHSSDQVENEEEERYAEREEYRGRLPAENEKRTPAFYSPFYPLLWWKSRHFEKRDSTGEQLLEGKEDNKPALNEKSLFPDYDDDEWWEEKQILSALKHKRAEKRNPSKINRNDVERQYSKMDQLAQLLNYRKKSAEFPELYSSGEDLKKRHVTGNDRRNLSQRPLTEEEEKELQNLAAMDLELQSIAEKLNSLRRG, encoded by the exons ATGGAGCTGAAGTTTCTGCTTCTTTTGTGCACCAGTGAAGCCTCAT gtGTCAGCGCAGTTCCAGTAGAAAAAGACCGTACTGAAGAAATG GTAACCCAGTGCATAGTGGAAGTTCTGTCCAATGCTCTGTCTAAGCCAAATGCACCACCAATTAATCCTGAATGCAAGGAAATCCTGAAGAAGA GTGGTAGAAATGACAGAGAGAGAAGTGAAAGCAAACAACTTGAAGTGAGGCATTCCAAAGACCCAGCAGAGACTGAAAAACATCATACTGGGAGCATGGAGCAAGAACAAAGTCAGGCAGAAGAGGAATCTAAAAACTACATGAAAGAAAGTGATGAGGAGAAACTTGCTCATGAGGAAGGTAAAAGCACGGAAGAGGAGGCGGGACACCACATGCCTGCTCAGGATGAGAGTCtttacacagaagaaaaaacccactatCAGGAAActggaagagaggaggagaagaattACCACAGTGAAGAAGGAAGCAAAGAGAGCAGATGTTGTGATGAAGGTGTGGAACATGCTGTTCTCAACAAGAAGTCTCACTCTGGAGGCACGAGCACAGATTTCCGTGATGGGAATGATCAGCGCCCCGTGGGCCGCTGGCACTTGGAGGAGGGAATGCAGAACCCTTACAAACAAATTCATGAAGGtgaagagggagaggaagaaagaagtgaaaagtACCACCATGAGTCTAAGGAACGTGATTTCTCCCATCAGCAAGAGCGTGAAGAATCTGATGAGAgtgaagaaacagaagaggaaaagcaacTCTACAAACCCAAACGATACCATGGGAAGCACAGAGTGGGTGACTCCTATGAAGACAAGAGGGGTCATGGtggtgggaaaggggaagtAGCTGAGGAATCAGACACAGAGGACACCCATCTCTGGAACCATCAGAAACAGCGTGAAGAGCAGCGTGAGGAGAAGAGTGGTTATCATGGGGGGCGTGGGTCTGAGGAGGCGAAGGAGAAGAGGCTTTCAATCCAGGGAAGTGAGAAGTACAGAGACAGGTGGCAGCAAAGGGAAGAGAGCAGCGAAGAGAGCAGTGAAGAAAGcagtgaagaagaaaacaagaggtATCACCACAGTGCAGAAAGTAATGAGAAATGGCACAAGGAGAGGAGACATCACGATGGATCACGTGAGGCCAGGAGGCACCGTTCCGAGGGAAGGACGTATCTTGCAGATGAAAATGAGGAAGAGCCGGGCAGTAACCACAGTTACCTCAGTGGTGGCAgcaaggagaagcagcatcatGCTGGAGGAAGATACCTCTGGAATAATGAAGAGGAAGGGTCACAGAAAGCATCTGCTTGGGAGCACCGAGGGCAGGCCAGGAGGTACCACAGCACTGAGGATGGGGGGGAGCAGCAGCGCTACCCCAGCtacagtgaggaggaggaggaggtagaAAAGAAGCATCACAGCAGTGATCAGGTGGAAaatgaagaggaggaaagatATGCCGAGAGGGAGGAGTACAGAGGCCGTCTCCCTGCAGAGAATGAGAAGAGAACCCCAGCATTCTACAGCCCTTTCTACCCACTGCTGTGGTGGAAAAGCCGGCACTTTGAGAAGAGGGACAGCACAGGAGAGCAGCTTTTGGAGGGCAAAGAGGATAACAAGCCTGCTCTGAATGAGAAGAGTCTTTTCCCTGACTATGATGATGATGAGTGGTGGGAGGAAAAGCAAATCCTGAGTGCTCTGAAGCACAAACGCGCTGAGAAGAGGAATCCCAGCAAAATTAACAGAAATGATGTGGAAAGGCAATACAGCAAGATGGATCAACTTGCACAGCTTCTGAATTACAGGAAGAAATCAGCTGAATTCCCAGAGTTGTACAGTTCTGGAGAAGACCTGAAAAAACGTCACGTAACTGGGAACGACAGAAGAAATCTAAGCCAGAGGCCTCTGACGGAAGAGGAG
- the CHGB gene encoding secretogranin-1 isoform X1, giving the protein MGPPALLALLGAAALAGVSAVPVEKDRTEEMVTQCIVEVLSNALSKPNAPPINPECKEILKKSGRNDRERSESKQLEVRHSKDPAETEKHHTGSMEQEQSQAEEESKNYMKESDEEKLAHEEGKSTEEEAGHHMPAQDESLYTEEKTHYQETGREEEKNYHSEEGSKESRCCDEGVEHAVLNKKSHSGGTSTDFRDGNDQRPVGRWHLEEGMQNPYKQIHEGEEGEEERSEKYHHESKERDFSHQQEREESDESEETEEEKQLYKPKRYHGKHRVGDSYEDKRGHGGGKGEVAEESDTEDTHLWNHQKQREEQREEKSGYHGGRGSEEAKEKRLSIQGSEKYRDRWQQREESSEESSEESSEEENKRYHHSAESNEKWHKERRHHDGSREARRHRSEGRTYLADENEEEPGSNHSYLSGGSKEKQHHAGGRYLWNNEEEGSQKASAWEHRGQARRYHSTEDGGEQQRYPSYSEEEEEVEKKHHSSDQVENEEEERYAEREEYRGRLPAENEKRTPAFYSPFYPLLWWKSRHFEKRDSTGEQLLEGKEDNKPALNEKSLFPDYDDDEWWEEKQILSALKHKRAEKRNPSKINRNDVERQYSKMDQLAQLLNYRKKSAEFPELYSSGEDLKKRHVTGNDRRNLSQRPLTEEEEKELQNLAAMDLELQSIAEKLNSLRRG; this is encoded by the exons ATGGGGCCGCCGGCGCTGCTCGCCCTCCTGGGCGCCGCCGCCCTGGCAG gtGTCAGCGCAGTTCCAGTAGAAAAAGACCGTACTGAAGAAATG GTAACCCAGTGCATAGTGGAAGTTCTGTCCAATGCTCTGTCTAAGCCAAATGCACCACCAATTAATCCTGAATGCAAGGAAATCCTGAAGAAGA GTGGTAGAAATGACAGAGAGAGAAGTGAAAGCAAACAACTTGAAGTGAGGCATTCCAAAGACCCAGCAGAGACTGAAAAACATCATACTGGGAGCATGGAGCAAGAACAAAGTCAGGCAGAAGAGGAATCTAAAAACTACATGAAAGAAAGTGATGAGGAGAAACTTGCTCATGAGGAAGGTAAAAGCACGGAAGAGGAGGCGGGACACCACATGCCTGCTCAGGATGAGAGTCtttacacagaagaaaaaacccactatCAGGAAActggaagagaggaggagaagaattACCACAGTGAAGAAGGAAGCAAAGAGAGCAGATGTTGTGATGAAGGTGTGGAACATGCTGTTCTCAACAAGAAGTCTCACTCTGGAGGCACGAGCACAGATTTCCGTGATGGGAATGATCAGCGCCCCGTGGGCCGCTGGCACTTGGAGGAGGGAATGCAGAACCCTTACAAACAAATTCATGAAGGtgaagagggagaggaagaaagaagtgaaaagtACCACCATGAGTCTAAGGAACGTGATTTCTCCCATCAGCAAGAGCGTGAAGAATCTGATGAGAgtgaagaaacagaagaggaaaagcaacTCTACAAACCCAAACGATACCATGGGAAGCACAGAGTGGGTGACTCCTATGAAGACAAGAGGGGTCATGGtggtgggaaaggggaagtAGCTGAGGAATCAGACACAGAGGACACCCATCTCTGGAACCATCAGAAACAGCGTGAAGAGCAGCGTGAGGAGAAGAGTGGTTATCATGGGGGGCGTGGGTCTGAGGAGGCGAAGGAGAAGAGGCTTTCAATCCAGGGAAGTGAGAAGTACAGAGACAGGTGGCAGCAAAGGGAAGAGAGCAGCGAAGAGAGCAGTGAAGAAAGcagtgaagaagaaaacaagaggtATCACCACAGTGCAGAAAGTAATGAGAAATGGCACAAGGAGAGGAGACATCACGATGGATCACGTGAGGCCAGGAGGCACCGTTCCGAGGGAAGGACGTATCTTGCAGATGAAAATGAGGAAGAGCCGGGCAGTAACCACAGTTACCTCAGTGGTGGCAgcaaggagaagcagcatcatGCTGGAGGAAGATACCTCTGGAATAATGAAGAGGAAGGGTCACAGAAAGCATCTGCTTGGGAGCACCGAGGGCAGGCCAGGAGGTACCACAGCACTGAGGATGGGGGGGAGCAGCAGCGCTACCCCAGCtacagtgaggaggaggaggaggtagaAAAGAAGCATCACAGCAGTGATCAGGTGGAAaatgaagaggaggaaagatATGCCGAGAGGGAGGAGTACAGAGGCCGTCTCCCTGCAGAGAATGAGAAGAGAACCCCAGCATTCTACAGCCCTTTCTACCCACTGCTGTGGTGGAAAAGCCGGCACTTTGAGAAGAGGGACAGCACAGGAGAGCAGCTTTTGGAGGGCAAAGAGGATAACAAGCCTGCTCTGAATGAGAAGAGTCTTTTCCCTGACTATGATGATGATGAGTGGTGGGAGGAAAAGCAAATCCTGAGTGCTCTGAAGCACAAACGCGCTGAGAAGAGGAATCCCAGCAAAATTAACAGAAATGATGTGGAAAGGCAATACAGCAAGATGGATCAACTTGCACAGCTTCTGAATTACAGGAAGAAATCAGCTGAATTCCCAGAGTTGTACAGTTCTGGAGAAGACCTGAAAAAACGTCACGTAACTGGGAACGACAGAAGAAATCTAAGCCAGAGGCCTCTGACGGAAGAGGAG